The DNA sequence catttattttacaactcacaccaaaaaatttatctttcatagtaacccaattttgtgcttcctcctcttcatatagctctcatctTCCAAATTTATTTATATCCAATATGGCTGAAGAAAGGGGAAACACAGGTCCAGTGGCCGGACAAGAGGGAGATCAAAATGAAGATGATAATATCCAAGacaaaaggagatggacggatgaggaagatgttcaattgtgcaagtcttggaaaattGTTGGGCAAGATCCAgctgtgggcacaaatcagaaaaacaaCGACTTATGGATGCGTGTGAGGCGACACTTTGTCGCAAATTGGCCCCAGAGCCGATCAGCTTCCTCTTTGCaaggaaggtggaaaattttgaagattgaactCTATGAGTGGTATTGTGCATCAAGGCAAGCGAAAATTTGGTACAAGAGCGGTTTgaatgcggttgatgaggtatgtattttttgataaatcattcaatttgttgatacattaaattaaaatattacatgataaataatgtagttgataaataatgatgtaattataacgatgtttatatttgtactaattgatttttattgtaaaacgggATAGAtacttttttattaaaattatgacctttatatttgttgataaatcttattgatacattatagtaaaatatgtcttgataaataatgtagtaattataatatcgttttaattgtagtaattgtttttcgttataattaaaagatgtcttcattaaaattatgacatttatatttgttgataaatcttattgatacattatagtaaaatatgtcttgataaataatgtagtaattataatatcgttttgattgtagtaattgtttttcattataattaaaatatgtcttcattaaaattatgacttttataatagatgaccattcataatagggtttatatttgtAGTAATTGTAATTTTCcgccaccttttttttttattgtttttttatttatttcgtagcgagatgaagcacataaattgtggtatgccgggatgaagagaaaaaagaagccaaaaaaacacaattttcagagttttgctagttacgctgttgtggagggctttgcacaatttaaagacattCCTAGTCATACATCTggaggaacatcaaatgaaggaaatcaaCATACGCCTACACAACCAATTCCTGGAAATTctcccatcaacttggacatggatgtagatgaggtaattgcaggtgaaactgcaaatcccaatgtgaggcctcaaggaaggaaggctgccaaagaagcaatacagaaaggaaagaaggcagcgaaagatcaaagtcctttgtcaagcactctcgagagtatagcgaacaaccaaatagaggcaaccgcgggcaagaaaaaactcgatgacgaatttgctcgaagtctccaagaggaagagaaaagagcatATATCCTCTTACAAATCGAAATGcgaaaagagcaactcctatttcaagaaaggcaagatcgaattaaagagagggaagagcgaaataaagagagggaagagcgtattatggagattgatacaagtaaaATGACACCAAATAAAAAacgttattggtcaagaaaacaaaagaagatagcggagaaagaagatcttGACGAGCAGCcgccaccttctatgggtggatactatccgcaaccaaattttggtggtgcatacccacaacctccttaccccggtgcatacccacaaccaccttaccccggtgcatacccacaaccaccttgccccgatggattcccacaacctcccttaaccggtggattcccaccacctcccttcaccggtggattcccacaaccctcTGCTTTTATgggtggattcccacaaccctctgcttctatgggtggagactatccgcaaccaccttaccccgggggatatcctacacaaccacaattttcacATTTCTCTACGGAtgattccaccaaccctaaccctaatgatgACCCTTCAAACGcaaattggattcctagagaatatgaggattatgattatgatttgaataattagttgattatgcatgttgttaattgtattgtacttattcatagtttttcatttatgtaagctactatttaatgaaataaaagttgtattttaAAATTCCTCTTATTAAAGCACATTCCTCTTATCAAAATCATAGCACCTAATAAACATAAtacaaaccaaattaaaattaCACTGACATAAAAAAACATAGACATTAGCGaaattaaaagcacacaaacttcccaaaacataatacaagccaaattcaaagcacacaaacataactTGTCCCccgaaaatatttttgaaaaaataaaattgcataattatgacattaattatccataaatccaTGTTAGTagcatcaaatatattttattaaaaaaaaaaaacccaaaaaaagaaCAATGAACAGTAAAAAGAACAGTGCAGAATTCAGACTAAAAACtcaatgaacagtgaaatggGTGAACAGTGCCTCGATGAATAGTCTTGCCCCGGTCAAGAAAAAAACGGGTGGAAactcatgtccagtggcagtgaacagtacttgattggtcgaattcttgacttttcgaccttgacatttcttgactacgggtgaacttgctcttaacaTAAAAAGCATTAaatgaagtttagaatgaaaataataattctgataaataaaataaaactagcGAAGGGTCATTGCCGAGCTATAGTGCTCTTACCTATTTCAAAGTTTTGCTTAATTTCTTACAAATGAAGATCCAACTTTTGGTGCAGCATCATTAtgcatgtatgtatatataagtCCGAAAAATAAAGAGCCATGATCATCATATAATACCTTTTATAGGTCCATTAATGACTCCATTACAACTTTTAGTTTTATGAAGTTTGGAATTCAATTAGTACCTAATGAACACAAAAGAGATCGATTAGAGGGCTAACTACTTTTACAAGGTCACCACTACTAATTACCCAACTCAAACACCAAAATGCATTGTCTTCCATAGAAATTGAGACCATTATTTGGCCTATGATTTTGTGACCAATCACTCCCTTTTGAAAAGTACCCTCCTCATGATGCTATTCTGGTTAAAAGACCAACAGGACATGTGGCGAAATGGGTAACTTTCTGTATTTTCTTCTAAATCTGGGTGTGTCAAAAGAAACAACATTACCCATTTTGCCTCAGAGCCTTGTTTAGCGGGCGCTTCTTCCACCTTCTCCTATTCCCAATTCTCTCGCTCAGAACCAAAAAGAAACCAACAATTTTTCTCAAGAAAGAGACAGAAAGTAGCAGGGGAAAAGTGAAACCAAAAAAGGTTAAAAAAAACTGTGAAAATCACTATTAAATGTCGAAAGGTGTTTACCTTGCATTTCTCTCGATTTGAATTGTTTTTTACTCCTCCATAGGTGTCTGGATTGATGGAGTGAGTGACTGACAAGTTACCCGCGGTTGTCGGGTGGAGAGAGTGAGGTTACAGCTTTTCACCGCCGCACCATTCTGCCACAACAGACAGCATGCCGAGCCTCACTGGCTACGGGAACAGCAGGTCACCACCTCCCTCACCCCGACTCATCAGACTCGGACTCAGACTCAGACTCAGATTAGTTACTAGCTGTTTAAAATTGCTGAATTGGGTTCGAGGCATTTTGAGAGCTAAGAGCTTGTAGGGTGGTCCGGTTGATGCCCTACATTCGCCTCGAGATTGTGTTCCACAATGCCACGCTTCGTCTGAGAACTGATACTGTCAAAATGGGCATTTAAAAATTTAGAGCTGTAGGTGTTTCATTATTTGCTTCAGTGAAGTTTGGGGAAAGAGTGGGGTCCGAAACCCAATGGTGTTCGATCACTACCTCTTTAAAAACCCAGGTGGCATTTCCCGCTTTAGCAGTCAAGGTGTCACAAGTTAAAGGAGAGCCCTAAACTAAAGCTAGCTAGCTGCTGGGTGAAGCAAAACTGAATTCTTTGTTGCTGTTGGATCATTTCCTTGTTTAGCCAAGACGGGTGTGCCAGTGTGGATGTTGGGGTTGGGTGTTGATCGGTTGCGAGCCGATATGAATCGGTTGCTCGCAATGCTCTTTCATCAGGTACAATCTATCTCactggtttttcttcttgttcattTTCGTTTTTATATCCTATATTGTTTAACGAGTAAACACCGACATTCACACTGGGTTGTAGGGAGTATTGGATGAGCAATTCTTGCAACTGCAGCAGCTTCAAGACGAGAGCTCCCCAAACTTTGTTTCTGAAGTTGTCAACATCTACTTCCAAGAGTCGGAGAAGCTCTTGAGAAATCTCAGAGCGCTTCTGTGAGTCATCATATCATCATATGTCTCTCTTTGTTTGTCAttttggttgaattcatatgaacaaGTACCAATTAGCCGGGATTATGGGTTGGTGATGATCGATGATCAACATACAGGATGGATAGGGAGTTCTCAGACTACAAGAAAATGGGAATCCATTTGAATCAGTTCATCGGAAGCAGCTCAAGCATTGGTGCCAAGAGACTCAGAAACGTCTGCGTTGCTTTTCGAGCCGCTTCTGAACAACATAACCGTGCTGGGTCAGTCACCCTCTCACTCACCAGCCCTTTTCGTCTCTGTTCTCCTCCTCATTTCTTGCGCTTTCAGACTTGCATGTAATGTAGCTCATTAATTCCTCTGTCATTTTTTAAACACTTCCACCACCGTACCTGCATTCCAGTTTCACATGAGAAACAGGAACATTCTTGCTATCAAACAAGTTGGTGCTTAATATTCTATACTAATAtggatttgtttgtttgtgtacgTTTCAGGTGCTTGAGAGCTTTAGAGCTGCTGGAACATGACTATTGCTACCTTAAGAATAAACTGCACGAGTTATTCCAGgtaatttaattatttttcgaGAGTAATGCTAATCACATACTAATGTATTTTTGAACTTCGTTCGTTGAATAGTTCAAGTAAGTGTGTCGTAGATTAAGAAACTTGAGAATGCTTGTGTTTCATTTCTCATGTTTGGTAAGTGCaacattaaaacaaaatatatgtcAAGCGTAAATAATGTAGATGCGAAGAAATCAACATTTTCTTCTTATGGTTTTTGCTTTCGCTTTTCACTTGGGATGAGTTTTTCTTTCCCAACCCCAAACCAAATAGGGAACGAATGTTTCACTTTCTCCGATGTTGTAACAATTTCCCATGTGTTGTGCATGATTTTCCAAAATTGCAATTACcaaacatgaaaaaaaatatcaaaaaaaaagttcattCCCAAGGTTCACAGATACAACAGTGGTGTCAATTTTTCCTAATTCTCTATTGATTAccatgtttattttttttcttaatcacTGTGGTTAAGCTTCTCATTTTCAATGATACAGATAGAGCAGCAACGAGTGTTGGCAGCTGGGGTTCGGTACCCAATACAGCAGATCAATTAAAGCAATAATTCAGCCGTAAAACCCAGCTGTTGCTGCTCGTCTCTCACTTAAAATCAAGCACGTTCATAACCCCAGTACCACTGTAGTTGGAGTACTGCTAGCTACCCTATTGCAGAAGAAAAATAGATCCATTGAGGACGCAAGGTTTTTATGTCACTGCTGTAAACCCACCAGCATGCATGTGTATGTAGGCCATTATTGTAGAGATCAGTATGCTTTGAGAGTTTGAGTGAAACTGAAATCTAGCTAATTCTACTTCTACCTTTTCGAGCTAAGCTTAGCTAGCTTCCTTAACTGCATGCATGGCTGTTTTATATATTAAAGTTATAATTAAATATCTACCTGCAGATATTGATTGACTGTGAAAAGAGTTGTCTGTCACACTCAAATAGTACTTCCGTATTAATTTGATTAGATGGCTGCTTAAAGCTATCAATCAATGAACAGTAAGTACGGGAGCTTTGTCAACAGAACTTTCATGTTTTGAATGTCAAAAAATGTTTTTAATAAGTTTCGACCCACCGCAAATGAATGATTGAGTGATTGATTGGATCAACTCATCAACAACTAATATGCTTTTAAGTGATGCATATAATGCTCCTTCCACTGTAACGGTTTCAAAGTCTAAacaacccaaatttgaaactaCACCACGAAGGCAAGAGCTATGCTACCTTGTTACAAGAACCTACTATAATAAGTGATGCATATATTGCCGGACTTCACTTTGTTGAATGATCATGAACTGGATGATTGAACTTTTGTTAAGTGATTATAAACAGTTTAATTAAGTTTTTGTTT is a window from the Rosa chinensis cultivar Old Blush chromosome 2, RchiOBHm-V2, whole genome shotgun sequence genome containing:
- the LOC112185923 gene encoding pseudo histidine-containing phosphotransfer protein 6; translation: MLGLGVDRLRADMNRLLAMLFHQGVLDEQFLQLQQLQDESSPNFVSEVVNIYFQESEKLLRNLRALLMDREFSDYKKMGIHLNQFIGSSSSIGAKRLRNVCVAFRAASEQHNRAGCLRALELLEHDYCYLKNKLHELFQIEQQRVLAAGVRYPIQQIN